A window of the Fuscovulum sp. genome harbors these coding sequences:
- a CDS encoding MFS transporter, whose translation MKGSMNPVATDAPLVAGGLAAKTGAGYLRQAGDFHMSISTTLVAARAPVAAFAAMGVLWGTFAAVLPDLKVQLDATESELGLLILPTPLAAVTAMLLAPLIGASLGRIALPVATLLMAAAFALPGQAAQVWLFPLAMMACGGATGLTDVLMNARVAALENDRGLHLMNLCHAAYSFGYAGGAIGTGLMRGEGWPPGWVMGTMALTAGILALMTWERDGTIHGLRKPKDGTAGHLGLIPVIGGGIVLIAFLTENAAENWSALHIEKTLGGSPEEGAMGPAALALTMGFARLAGQGIVTRVNPFRLLMGGAVLSAFGALGAALATTPMMAYAGFIVMGIGSSVIAPTAFSLVGRLADPQARARAVARATLFGYFGYFFGPPSLGFIAGAFGLRFAFVFASVMLLAVLILAPLMARQNRLQAA comes from the coding sequence ATGAAGGGAAGCATGAATCCGGTCGCCACCGATGCCCCGCTTGTCGCGGGCGGGCTTGCCGCAAAAACAGGCGCGGGCTACCTCCGTCAGGCAGGAGATTTCCACATGTCCATTTCCACCACCCTTGTCGCGGCCCGCGCACCCGTCGCCGCCTTTGCTGCCATGGGTGTTCTATGGGGTACATTCGCCGCCGTCCTGCCGGACCTGAAGGTACAGTTGGATGCGACGGAATCCGAGCTTGGCCTCTTGATCCTTCCCACACCGTTGGCGGCGGTGACTGCCATGCTGCTTGCGCCCCTGATCGGCGCGTCCCTCGGCCGGATCGCGCTACCCGTCGCCACTCTGCTGATGGCGGCGGCCTTTGCCCTGCCGGGACAGGCGGCGCAGGTCTGGCTCTTTCCACTGGCAATGATGGCCTGCGGCGGGGCCACGGGTCTGACGGATGTGCTGATGAATGCCCGTGTCGCCGCGCTCGAGAATGACCGAGGCCTGCATCTCATGAACCTCTGCCACGCCGCTTACAGCTTTGGCTATGCGGGCGGGGCCATTGGCACCGGATTGATGCGCGGTGAAGGCTGGCCGCCCGGCTGGGTCATGGGGACCATGGCTCTGACCGCAGGCATCCTTGCCCTGATGACGTGGGAGCGGGACGGTACCATCCATGGTTTGCGCAAGCCAAAGGATGGCACGGCAGGCCATCTTGGCCTGATCCCGGTGATTGGTGGCGGCATCGTCCTGATCGCCTTCCTGACCGAGAACGCCGCCGAAAACTGGTCCGCCCTGCATATCGAAAAGACCCTGGGCGGCAGCCCGGAAGAGGGGGCGATGGGCCCTGCCGCCCTTGCGCTGACCATGGGTTTTGCCCGCCTCGCCGGGCAGGGCATCGTCACCCGCGTCAATCCCTTTCGCCTGCTGATGGGGGGTGCGGTGTTGTCGGCCTTCGGCGCACTTGGCGCGGCGCTCGCCACAACGCCGATGATGGCCTATGCGGGGTTCATCGTCATGGGCATCGGCTCATCCGTGATCGCGCCCACCGCGTTTTCGCTGGTAGGTCGCCTCGCCGATCCTCAGGCCCGCGCGCGTGCCGTGGCCCGGGCAACACTGTTTGGCTATTTCGGCTATTTCTTCGGCCCGCCGTCGCTCGGCTTCATCGCAGGCGCCTTCGGCCTGCGCTTCGCCTTCGTCTTCGCCTCGGTCATGCTGCTTGCGGTGCTGATCCTCGCCCCGTTGATGGCGCGGCAAAACCGGCTTCAGGCTGCCTGA
- the ychF gene encoding redox-regulated ATPase YchF — translation MGFKMGIVGLPNVGKSTLFNALTRTAAAQAANFPFCTIEPNVGEVAVPDTRLEKLAAIAGSKQIIPTRMTFVDIAGLVRGASKGEGLGNQFLANIRECDAIAHVLRCFEDGDITHVEGRIDPVADAETIETELMLADLESVERRRANLARKIKGGDKDSADQDRLLALAQKALEDGKPARTLQIAADDQRAWRLLQLLTAKPVLYVCNVEEAKAATGNSQSDRVAAMAKAQGAGTVVISARIEEELAQLPEDEAAMFLEEMGLHEAGLDRLIRAGYELLDLQTYFTVGPKEARAWTILKGTLAPQAAGVIHGDFEKGFIRAETIAYDDYIAGNGESGAKEAGKFRIEGKTYEVKDGDVLHFLFSG, via the coding sequence ATGGGTTTCAAGATGGGGATCGTGGGTCTGCCGAATGTCGGCAAGTCGACCCTGTTCAACGCGCTCACGCGCACTGCCGCCGCGCAGGCCGCCAACTTCCCCTTCTGCACCATCGAACCGAACGTGGGCGAGGTTGCGGTCCCCGACACGCGGCTTGAAAAACTGGCCGCCATCGCCGGATCGAAACAAATCATCCCCACCCGCATGACCTTTGTCGATATCGCAGGCCTCGTGCGCGGCGCATCAAAGGGCGAAGGTCTGGGTAACCAGTTCCTTGCCAATATCCGCGAATGCGATGCCATCGCCCATGTCCTGCGCTGCTTTGAAGATGGCGACATCACCCATGTCGAAGGCCGGATCGACCCGGTGGCCGATGCCGAAACGATCGAGACCGAGCTGATGCTGGCCGATCTCGAATCCGTCGAACGCCGTCGCGCCAACCTTGCGCGCAAGATCAAGGGCGGCGACAAGGACAGCGCCGATCAGGACCGCCTGCTTGCGCTTGCGCAAAAGGCGCTGGAAGATGGCAAACCTGCCCGCACCCTTCAGATCGCCGCAGACGACCAGCGCGCCTGGCGCTTGCTGCAACTGCTGACCGCCAAGCCAGTTCTTTATGTCTGTAACGTCGAAGAAGCCAAGGCCGCCACGGGTAACAGCCAGTCCGACCGAGTAGCAGCAATGGCCAAGGCGCAGGGGGCCGGCACGGTGGTCATCTCGGCCCGCATCGAAGAGGAACTGGCCCAGCTCCCCGAAGATGAAGCCGCGATGTTCCTCGAAGAAATGGGCCTGCACGAGGCGGGCTTGGATCGCCTGATCCGCGCGGGCTACGAACTCTTGGACCTGCAAACCTATTTCACCGTCGGCCCGAAAGAGGCCCGCGCCTGGACGATTCTGAAAGGCACCCTCGCCCCGCAGGCCGCAGGCGTGATCCATGGCGATTTCGAAAAGGGTTTCATCCGCGCCGAAACCATCGCCTATGACGACTATATCGCCGGAAACGGCGAGTCCGGCGCCAAGGAAGCCGGCAAGTTCCGCATCGAGGGCAAGACCTATGAGGTCAAGGATGGCGACGTCCTGCACTTCCTGTTCAGCGGCTGA
- the trpA gene encoding tryptophan synthase subunit alpha, translated as MTRIDDTFARLKREGKKAFVSYIMGGDPDAATSMAVMQGLPAAGVDIIELGMPFTDPMADGPTIQLAGQRALEAGMTMDAVLDMVRTFRKGDAVTPIVLMGYYNPIYSRGVDQFLTEAVAAGIDGLIVVDLPPEEDDELCIPAQKAGINFIRLATPTTDAKRLPKVLQNTSGFVYYVSITGITGAAAAQAVDVAPEVARIKAATDLPIIVGFGITTPDTARAIAGVADGCVVGSAIVKDIGAGKPVAEVLANVAALAAGAHSA; from the coding sequence ATGACCAGAATCGACGACACGTTCGCGCGGTTGAAGCGTGAGGGCAAAAAGGCCTTTGTCAGCTACATCATGGGCGGCGATCCCGATGCCGCCACGTCCATGGCCGTGATGCAGGGGCTGCCCGCGGCGGGGGTGGACATCATCGAATTGGGGATGCCCTTCACTGATCCGATGGCGGATGGCCCAACGATCCAATTGGCCGGGCAGCGGGCGCTGGAGGCGGGCATGACGATGGATGCCGTGCTGGACATGGTACGGACCTTCCGCAAGGGCGATGCGGTGACGCCCATCGTTCTAATGGGGTATTACAACCCGATCTATTCCCGCGGGGTGGACCAGTTCCTGACCGAGGCCGTGGCTGCCGGGATTGACGGGTTGATCGTGGTCGACCTGCCGCCGGAAGAGGATGATGAATTGTGCATCCCGGCGCAAAAGGCAGGGATCAACTTCATCCGCCTGGCCACGCCGACAACCGATGCCAAGCGGTTGCCCAAGGTCCTGCAGAACACGTCGGGCTTTGTCTATTATGTGTCGATCACCGGGATCACCGGGGCGGCGGCTGCGCAGGCAGTTGATGTGGCACCCGAGGTGGCGCGGATCAAGGCGGCGACCGATCTGCCGATAATTGTGGGGTTCGGCATCACCACGCCGGATACCGCCCGGGCGATTGCGGGCGTGGCGGATGGCTGCGTCGTGGGGTCGGCCATCGTGAAGGATATCGGCGCAGGCAAGCCTGTGGCCGAGGTTCTGGCCAATGTTGCCGCGCTTGCGGCGGGGGCGCATTCCGCCTGA
- a CDS encoding recombinase family protein produces the protein MDPRQNRRLRCAIYTRKSSEEGLDMEFNSLDAQREACEAYIASQKSEGWVATRERYDDGGFSGGNLDRPGLKQLLTDIDDGLMDVVVVYKIDRLSRSLMDFSKLVEVFDRNGVTFVSVTQSFNTTTSMGRLTLNILLSFAQFEREVIGERIRDKVAASRKRGIWMGGYVPLGYDVQDRKLVVNEDEAAKVRRIFKRFIDLGSATMLARELRGEGFRSKQGTLIDKGYLYRLLNNRVYRGEALHKGKSYPGEHDAIIDADLWERVHAILQESPRKRANNSRAQTPALLKGLIFSENGTAMTPTSTKKGAKLYRYYVSMDVIRNRETGEETAPMRLAAGMVEDAVVTEVRRILQTPEVVTQVLAALKRDGGGASEADAIAALHQFNALWSQLFPAEQARIIQLLVRRVTVTAAGLEVDIRREGVAGVVREMVAPRRMEAAE, from the coding sequence ATGGATCCCAGACAAAACCGCCGCCTGCGCTGCGCCATCTACACCCGCAAGTCGAGCGAGGAAGGCCTCGACATGGAATTCAACAGCCTCGACGCCCAGCGGGAGGCTTGCGAAGCCTACATCGCCAGCCAGAAGTCAGAGGGCTGGGTCGCAACGCGCGAACGCTATGACGACGGCGGCTTCTCGGGAGGCAATCTAGACCGCCCCGGCCTTAAGCAGTTGCTGACAGACATCGACGATGGGCTGATGGACGTCGTGGTGGTTTACAAGATCGACCGCCTGTCGCGCTCGCTGATGGATTTTTCCAAGCTGGTCGAAGTCTTCGACCGCAATGGTGTGACCTTCGTCTCTGTGACGCAGTCCTTCAACACGACCACCTCGATGGGGCGGCTGACACTGAACATCCTGTTGTCATTTGCCCAGTTCGAACGGGAGGTGATCGGCGAACGCATCCGCGACAAGGTGGCAGCATCGCGCAAGCGCGGCATCTGGATGGGGGGTTATGTGCCGCTGGGCTATGATGTGCAGGATCGCAAGCTGGTCGTGAACGAGGATGAGGCCGCCAAAGTGCGGCGGATCTTCAAGCGATTCATTGATCTGGGCTCCGCCACGATGCTGGCGCGGGAACTGCGTGGCGAAGGATTCCGCAGCAAGCAGGGCACGCTGATCGACAAGGGTTACCTTTACCGGCTGCTGAACAACCGGGTGTATCGTGGCGAGGCCCTGCACAAGGGGAAGTCCTACCCCGGAGAGCATGACGCCATCATCGACGCGGACCTCTGGGAACGTGTGCATGCCATCCTGCAAGAAAGCCCACGCAAACGGGCAAATAATAGCCGTGCGCAGACTCCTGCGCTTTTGAAGGGGCTGATCTTCAGCGAAAACGGCACGGCAATGACGCCCACCAGCACGAAGAAGGGGGCCAAGCTCTACCGGTACTACGTGTCCATGGACGTGATCCGGAACCGCGAGACCGGCGAGGAAACAGCGCCGATGCGGCTGGCCGCCGGCATGGTCGAGGACGCCGTCGTGACCGAAGTTCGGCGTATCCTGCAAACACCGGAGGTCGTCACACAGGTGCTGGCTGCCCTGAAACGCGACGGTGGTGGGGCATCTGAGGCGGATGCCATCGCGGCCCTGCACCAGTTCAACGCGCTCTGGTCGCAACTCTTCCCCGCCGAACAGGCCCGCATCATCCAATTGCTGGTGCGGCGCGTCACGGTCACCGCCGCAGGTCTCGAGGTGGACATCCGGCGCGAAGGCGTCGCGGGCGTTGTCCGCGAGATGGTCGCACCCCGCCGGATGGAGGCCGCTGAATGA
- a CDS encoding helix-turn-helix transcriptional regulator, with protein sequence MTTSLGAKIKRHRQEKGYSLDKLAELTDSSKSYIWELENRDTRKPSGEKLTRIAQALEVTTDYLLDDSEEPSDQVLKEAFFRKFSKLAPEDQQKINQMIDMWGKKD encoded by the coding sequence ATGACCACGTCCCTCGGCGCGAAGATAAAGCGCCACCGCCAGGAAAAGGGATACTCCCTCGACAAGCTCGCCGAGCTGACCGACTCGAGCAAGAGCTACATCTGGGAGTTAGAAAACCGCGACACCCGCAAGCCGTCAGGTGAAAAACTGACCCGCATCGCCCAAGCCCTCGAGGTCACCACAGATTACCTGTTGGACGACAGCGAGGAGCCCAGCGACCAGGTCCTGAAGGAAGCCTTCTTCCGCAAATTCAGCAAGCTTGCTCCGGAGGACCAGCAGAAGATCAACCAGATGATCGACATGTGGGGGAAGAAGGATTGA
- a CDS encoding DUF2924 domain-containing protein, translating to MSVKELKAEWEKLIGTSAPNNSRAFLELRIAHRLQELTYGGPDRETLRMLDLLADEVEGHARRKHQIADPRNPVAGTKLLREWDGKEHTVTVLKDGFDWQGRKFKSLSAVAREITGTRWNGYRFFGLRERKREEA from the coding sequence ATGTCGGTCAAGGAACTGAAAGCCGAATGGGAAAAACTCATCGGCACCTCAGCGCCGAACAACAGCCGGGCGTTTCTTGAGCTGCGGATCGCGCACCGGTTACAGGAACTGACCTACGGCGGCCCCGACCGGGAGACGCTTCGCATGCTGGATCTTCTGGCCGACGAGGTCGAAGGTCATGCCCGGCGCAAACATCAGATCGCCGATCCCCGCAATCCTGTGGCGGGCACGAAGCTGCTGCGCGAATGGGACGGCAAGGAGCACACGGTCACCGTCCTGAAGGACGGCTTCGACTGGCAGGGCCGCAAATTCAAATCTCTGTCCGCCGTCGCCCGCGAAATCACTGGCACCCGCTGGAACGGATACCGGTTCTTTGGACTGCGCGAGCGGAAACGGGAGGAGGCATGA
- a CDS encoding MarR family transcriptional regulator encodes MSDPLLPTLSLFAALSAAHHAAQRLIEARLPKGLNAPQFTVLERLAWQSEGQTPASIAESFGWPKTTMSHTVTVLEKRALVRLEPNPRDGRSKCLWLTPKGRSLALSGRAAVEADLAAIAALTRGTSLEALTTDLHSIATRLSDLRRFPDAA; translated from the coding sequence ATGTCCGATCCGCTGCTTCCCACATTGTCCCTGTTTGCCGCGCTGTCTGCTGCGCATCACGCCGCGCAGCGGCTGATTGAGGCGCGGCTGCCCAAGGGATTGAACGCCCCACAGTTCACGGTGCTGGAACGGCTGGCCTGGCAAAGCGAAGGGCAGACCCCTGCCAGCATCGCCGAAAGCTTCGGCTGGCCCAAGACCACCATGTCGCACACGGTCACGGTGCTGGAAAAGCGTGCCCTTGTTCGGCTGGAACCCAACCCGCGCGATGGCCGGTCGAAATGCCTTTGGCTCACCCCCAAAGGCCGCAGTCTGGCACTGTCAGGCCGCGCCGCCGTAGAGGCGGACCTTGCCGCCATTGCCGCCTTGACCCGCGGCACTTCGCTTGAGGCGCTGACGACCGACCTGCATTCCATCGCTACCCGCCTGTCAGACCTGCGGCGATTTCCCGACGCCGCCTGA
- a CDS encoding 50S ribosomal protein L25/general stress protein Ctc: MAREIPDLLAAVRTGTGKGAARQARREGYVPGIVYGDGKEPSPVNLNYNYLLKRLRQGRFLQTLFNLKVEGGEEVHVICRGVQRDVVKDLPTHVDFMRVGDESRINLFIHVEFINHEASPGLKRGGTLTVVRSEVELEVTAGDIPDHITVDLTGKVIGDVIHIEDVALPKGAKPTIARNFVIANIAAPSGLVAAEE; this comes from the coding sequence ATGGCTCGTGAGATCCCTGATCTTTTGGCCGCGGTACGGACGGGGACAGGCAAGGGGGCCGCTCGTCAAGCTCGTCGTGAGGGCTACGTACCCGGTATCGTGTATGGCGACGGCAAAGAGCCTTCGCCGGTCAACCTGAACTACAACTATCTGCTCAAGCGCCTGCGTCAGGGCCGGTTTTTGCAGACGCTGTTCAACCTGAAGGTTGAGGGCGGCGAAGAAGTGCATGTGATCTGCCGCGGCGTCCAGCGTGACGTGGTGAAGGATCTGCCGACCCATGTGGATTTCATGCGGGTTGGCGATGAATCGCGGATCAACCTGTTCATCCACGTGGAATTCATCAACCACGAAGCAAGCCCCGGCCTGAAGCGCGGCGGCACGCTGACTGTGGTCCGTTCGGAAGTTGAACTGGAAGTGACCGCCGGGGACATCCCGGATCACATCACGGTTGACCTGACGGGCAAGGTGATCGGCGACGTGATCCACATCGAGGATGTGGCTCTGCCGAAAGGCGCGAAGCCGACGATTGCACGGAACTTCGTGATTGCGAACATCGCGGCTCCGTCGGGGCTGGTTGCTGCGGAAGAGTGA
- a CDS encoding DUF3883 domain-containing protein gives MSNGAWTDKENDLIVADYFAMLADDIAGRPYNKAEHRRALLPQLNDRSEGSIEFKHQNISAVLKGLGEDWIPGYKPAFNFQMTLVDAVARWLALNPAWLGRRLGLQRTTDAREAGQIFVGPPPTLSNQPPPQELEQMLHIARKFDVAGRDERNRALGRAGEERVLVHELTVLRSAGRDDLASKVRWVSEEDGDGAGYDIASFAPDGRARLIEVKTTNGWERTPFHISRNELAVAEERHTEWRLFRLWNFGREPKAFELHPPLDAHVSLTATSFQASFH, from the coding sequence ATGTCGAACGGAGCTTGGACGGATAAAGAAAACGATCTGATCGTCGCGGATTACTTCGCGATGCTGGCCGACGACATCGCAGGGCGTCCTTACAACAAGGCTGAGCACCGTCGCGCGCTGCTGCCGCAGCTGAACGACCGCTCCGAGGGCTCCATTGAGTTCAAGCACCAGAATATCAGCGCGGTTCTGAAGGGTCTCGGCGAGGACTGGATCCCCGGTTACAAGCCCGCGTTCAACTTCCAGATGACGTTGGTGGATGCCGTGGCGCGCTGGCTGGCCCTGAACCCGGCTTGGCTTGGTCGCCGGCTAGGTCTGCAACGCACCACTGACGCGCGGGAGGCGGGGCAGATCTTTGTCGGACCGCCGCCCACGCTTTCGAACCAGCCGCCGCCGCAGGAATTGGAGCAGATGTTGCACATCGCCCGTAAATTCGACGTGGCGGGCCGCGACGAGCGTAACCGAGCCCTCGGTCGCGCGGGCGAGGAGCGGGTCTTGGTGCATGAGCTTACCGTTCTGCGATCCGCAGGCCGAGATGACCTAGCCAGCAAGGTCCGCTGGGTGTCAGAAGAGGACGGAGACGGCGCGGGCTATGACATCGCCAGTTTTGCACCGGACGGTCGCGCGCGCCTGATCGAGGTGAAAACGACGAACGGTTGGGAGCGCACACCTTTCCACATCAGCCGCAACGAACTGGCTGTGGCCGAGGAGCGGCACACGGAATGGCGCCTTTTCCGGCTCTGGAACTTTGGGCGTGAGCCGAAGGCTTTCGAACTGCACCCACCACTGGACGCGCATGTCTCGCTGACCGCGACGTCCTTTCAGGCGAGTTTTCATTAG
- a CDS encoding glycosyltransferase family 2 protein, producing the protein MRYTVVCSVKDEGPFLVEWICWQRLLGFTDIVIVTNACTDHSPHLLDALAAAGWITHLVHEVLDGKHITGRKLAAAKALPQVNDADWVMVADVDEFLVIHPGAGRLPDLLAHPGRPFLGMSIPWRIFGTAGRKLWEDGLTHRQCLRAGVEGGRLSGWVKSIHGHPDWFARLGEHSPKRLRPRRLARWGSDGMIWVNPAGAEVAGWTPQDDSLRILPDDLRGWDVAQINHYMLRSAESFSLKRGTLSPVAGKDRYTDAYYDRAEQNAVEDRSALRFAAEFDALHNAAMSLPDVQRLHHLCCADYVKRLASKAGRDAASDPRFAHHLALAAA; encoded by the coding sequence GTGCGGTACACGGTGGTCTGTTCGGTAAAGGATGAAGGGCCGTTTCTGGTGGAGTGGATCTGCTGGCAACGGCTGCTCGGTTTCACCGACATCGTCATCGTCACCAACGCCTGCACTGATCATTCGCCCCACCTTCTCGATGCCCTCGCCGCAGCTGGATGGATCACGCATCTGGTGCATGAAGTCCTTGATGGCAAACACATAACAGGCCGAAAACTGGCCGCCGCAAAGGCCCTGCCTCAGGTCAATGATGCCGATTGGGTCATGGTGGCCGATGTCGACGAATTCCTGGTCATCCATCCCGGCGCAGGCCGCCTTCCTGATCTTCTGGCACATCCTGGGCGTCCCTTCCTCGGGATGTCGATCCCCTGGCGCATCTTCGGAACCGCCGGGCGCAAGCTGTGGGAGGATGGTCTTACCCACCGCCAATGCCTGCGCGCGGGCGTCGAAGGTGGGCGCCTTTCGGGTTGGGTAAAATCCATCCACGGCCATCCCGACTGGTTCGCCCGGCTCGGCGAACATTCCCCCAAACGCCTGCGCCCCCGCCGCCTTGCGCGTTGGGGCAGCGACGGGATGATCTGGGTAAACCCGGCGGGGGCCGAGGTTGCGGGCTGGACCCCACAGGATGACAGCCTTCGCATCCTGCCCGATGATCTGCGCGGCTGGGATGTGGCGCAGATCAACCATTACATGCTGCGTTCGGCGGAAAGCTTCTCGCTCAAGCGCGGCACGCTGTCGCCCGTTGCAGGCAAGGACCGCTATACCGACGCCTACTATGACCGGGCCGAGCAGAACGCCGTCGAAGACCGCAGCGCCCTGCGCTTTGCAGCGGAGTTCGACGCCCTACACAACGCCGCCATGTCTCTACCCGATGTTCAACGCCTACATCACCTGTGCTGCGCCGACTATGTCAAAAGGCTTGCCTCAAAAGCCGGGCGCGATGCCGCCAGCGACCCACGCTTTGCGCACCATCTGGCCCTTGCGGCAGCCTAG
- a CDS encoding alpha-hydroxy acid oxidase: MPVITCIDDLKRLHKRRTPKMFFDYCESGSYTEQTFRENTTDFQKLRLRQKVAVDMLGRRTDSTMIGTKVSMPVALAPVGMTGMQRADGEIKAARAAEKAGVPFTLSTMSICSIEDIAEHTKAPFWFQLYVMKDEEFVDSAIERARKAGCSALVLTLDLQILGQRHKDLKNGLSAPPRLTLRNILDMTIRPQWSLEMLGTKRRTFRNIVGHAKGVGDLSSLMSWTNEQFDPQLDWAKIARIRDKWGGKLILKGILDEEDALRAADFGADAIIVSNHGGRQLDGALSAIRMLPRIVRAVGDRTEVFMDSGIRSGQDVLKALALGAKGTFIGRAYIHGLGAMGEAGVTAALEVIRKELDITMALCGEKDVGKLGRHNLLIPKDFEGDFL; encoded by the coding sequence ATGCCCGTGATCACCTGCATCGACGACCTGAAACGCCTGCACAAGCGGCGCACGCCGAAAATGTTCTTCGACTATTGCGAAAGTGGCAGCTACACCGAGCAGACATTCCGCGAGAACACGACGGATTTCCAGAAGCTGCGCCTACGCCAGAAGGTGGCGGTCGATATGCTGGGGCGGCGCACTGACAGCACGATGATCGGAACCAAGGTTTCCATGCCGGTGGCTCTGGCCCCGGTCGGAATGACCGGGATGCAACGCGCGGATGGAGAGATCAAGGCAGCACGGGCGGCGGAAAAGGCAGGGGTGCCCTTCACGCTGTCGACCATGTCGATCTGTTCGATCGAGGATATTGCCGAACACACCAAGGCGCCGTTCTGGTTTCAGCTTTATGTGATGAAGGACGAGGAATTCGTCGATAGTGCCATCGAGCGGGCGCGAAAGGCGGGCTGTTCGGCGCTGGTGCTGACGCTGGATTTGCAGATTTTGGGGCAGCGGCACAAGGATCTGAAGAACGGGTTGTCAGCCCCGCCGCGCCTGACGCTGCGCAACATTCTGGACATGACGATCCGGCCGCAATGGTCGCTTGAGATGCTGGGGACCAAGCGGCGAACGTTCCGCAACATTGTGGGCCATGCGAAAGGCGTGGGAGATCTGTCCAGCCTGATGAGCTGGACGAATGAGCAGTTCGACCCGCAGCTTGACTGGGCCAAGATTGCCCGCATCCGCGACAAATGGGGTGGCAAGCTGATCCTGAAGGGAATTCTGGATGAGGAAGACGCGCTGCGCGCGGCGGACTTTGGGGCGGATGCGATCATCGTATCCAACCATGGCGGGCGGCAGCTGGACGGGGCGCTTTCGGCGATCCGGATGCTGCCGCGCATCGTGCGGGCGGTAGGCGACCGGACGGAAGTGTTCATGGACAGCGGTATCCGGTCCGGTCAGGACGTGCTGAAGGCCTTAGCGCTGGGCGCGAAGGGGACGTTCATCGGACGGGCTTATATCCACGGGCTGGGGGCCATGGGCGAGGCTGGGGTGACGGCGGCGCTGGAGGTGATCCGCAAGGAGCTGGATATCACCATGGCGCTGTGTGGAGAAAAGGATGTGGGCAAGCTGGGGCGGCATAACTTGCTGATCCCGAAGGATTTCGAGGGAGATTTTCTGTAG
- a CDS encoding ImmA/IrrE family metallo-endopeptidase has protein sequence MSLPTTPQGWAIRLTHILSFHQAAHDLPRFPIDVAALAQDFSRQVFPDAPITIVKGLPLSKGVEGMLMPHPSGSGEWGIVYNESIRSQGRRNFTLAHELGHYLLHRQANPRGLQCTNRNMADWDEARNRIEGEANTFASYLLMPLDDFRAQIKGRIVDIDVMTELADRYAVSLTAAILKWMTITDKRAMIVVGKEGFIDWAWSSEPLFRSGVFYRARQEVTELPPASLAAQEVDWDTGRHGHHHPAGVWPGSEPVREMTVFSPGNEMSISLLLYPDRAPSQREMAELEEEPTLDTFDKFMGGDAR, from the coding sequence TTGAGCCTGCCGACGACGCCGCAGGGTTGGGCCATCCGCCTGACGCACATCCTGTCCTTCCATCAGGCAGCGCACGACCTCCCGCGTTTCCCCATCGATGTGGCGGCGTTGGCGCAGGATTTTTCGCGTCAGGTTTTTCCGGACGCACCGATCACAATCGTGAAAGGACTGCCACTCTCCAAAGGCGTCGAAGGCATGTTGATGCCACACCCCAGCGGCTCCGGGGAGTGGGGCATCGTCTATAACGAGAGCATTCGATCTCAGGGGCGCCGCAATTTCACTCTGGCGCATGAGCTGGGGCACTACCTCCTGCATCGGCAGGCCAACCCGCGCGGCCTACAATGCACCAATCGCAACATGGCTGACTGGGATGAAGCCAGAAATAGGATCGAGGGCGAGGCCAACACCTTTGCCTCATACCTGCTGATGCCGCTTGATGACTTCCGCGCGCAGATCAAAGGCAGGATCGTCGACATCGACGTTATGACCGAACTCGCGGATCGCTATGCCGTGTCACTGACCGCCGCGATCCTGAAATGGATGACCATCACCGACAAGCGCGCGATGATCGTGGTCGGCAAGGAAGGCTTCATCGATTGGGCCTGGTCCAGCGAGCCGTTGTTTAGATCAGGCGTCTTCTATCGTGCACGGCAGGAAGTGACCGAGTTGCCGCCAGCGTCATTGGCCGCGCAGGAAGTGGACTGGGATACCGGGCGCCACGGCCATCACCACCCGGCAGGTGTCTGGCCTGGATCCGAGCCGGTGCGTGAAATGACCGTGTTCTCACCTGGCAACGAGATGTCGATTTCACTGCTGCTCTACCCCGACCGCGCGCCGTCGCAGCGGGAGATGGCCGAACTGGAGGAAGAGCCGACACTCGACACATTCGACAAGTTCATGGGCGGCGACGCGCGCTGA